The region CTTGACGGGCTTCTCTCCCCGCGAATGCCATCATTACTTCCAGCATTGTGGCTACAGATAATGGTGAACCGCTCTAGGAGCGCATCGGCAGCGCGTCAGCCTTTCTGGCTCAGACGCTGACGGCGCTTGGCCAACACGGCGGCAAACGCGGCTTCAAGCTCGGGCTTGCCCAGATCGGGGACACGCAGTTCGGAAAAAGGCGGCGGCGCCAGACCGGCCGGCTCTTTGGCCGGTCTGGCCATGTCCTGGGGACGGCCCACAACGAAAAAAAGCGTTTTGACCGGCGGGGCGTCATGTTCGGCCAGCGCTTGGTTCAGGCTGCGCACGAGACGCCCTTTGAGGAACTGTAACTCCTGGATGACAGCCGGGTGGGAGACGGTCACAAACAGCTTGCCGTGCTGGAGCTTGCTCGGCCACGCTCGGGCGGCCACGGCCCGACCAACCACCTCTTCCCAGAGTTCCCACACCCGGTAGTCCCTCACCCGGCTGGCAATCGGCAGGTCTGGCAACAGGCGCTTCAGCACGTCGGCGGCCGAGTTCCAGCCCGGAGGCGGTGGGGTATTTTTCATACGCGGTTTCAACATACGCCGGAAACACAAAAAAAAGAAGTAGATTCAACCACATACTACAATTAGCGTTTTTTTTCCTTGACAACACCATATGTTGTGTATAATGATGCCCCCTCTACACTACGGAAGGCACACAGGAGGAGGTGGTTATGGCGGAGATGGGACGGAAGACGTGGACGGGAGAGGATGCCTCAGTCGAGCAGGAGACACACCCGGTGATCGCCGACAGCCCCGGCGGCACGACACCCGCAGCAGACGGAGTTCGCCTCACCCGGCATTTTACTCGCGCCGGAGAGCAGCCCTTTTCTCAGATCGAGTGGGAGCAGCGCAGCGCGCTGATTTCAGGAGAAAACGGGGAGGTCGTGTTTGAGCAGCACGGGGTTGAAATTCCCAAAGCCTGGTCTCAGCTGGCGACCAACGTGGTTGTCTCAAAATACTTCCGGGGTCCGCTGGGCACTCCCCAACGGGAACACAGTGTCCGCCAACTGATTGGCCGGGTCGTCGATACCATCACGGCGTGGGGCAAGAAAGACGGCTATTTTGCCGACGACGACAGCGC is a window of Desulfurellaceae bacterium DNA encoding:
- a CDS encoding DUF721 domain-containing protein produces the protein MKNTPPPPGWNSAADVLKRLLPDLPIASRVRDYRVWELWEEVVGRAVAARAWPSKLQHGKLFVTVSHPAVIQELQFLKGRLVRSLNQALAEHDAPPVKTLFFVVGRPQDMARPAKEPAGLAPPPFSELRVPDLGKPELEAAFAAVLAKRRQRLSQKG